A genome region from Populus alba chromosome 5, ASM523922v2, whole genome shotgun sequence includes the following:
- the LOC118030422 gene encoding probable mitochondrial adenine nucleotide transporter BTL3, whose amino-acid sequence MPGFEIWPRNSQSQTPSSIDLTPSSSSSSTLGGIFLEPTVYSSTVNFISHKCSSITISNPISFYKHANFGGLKRGRRSRGINEVVVSGVFLSVSLRNDGLLQESKVCLVQNEDSKSLEEEDKVAEGGNIVLESKENRKVKARGGFAMNTTKHLWAGAIAAMVSRTCVAPLERLKLEYIVRGEQKNIVELIRTIATTQGLKGFWKGNLVNILRTAPFKAVNFCSYDTYRKQLLRFSGNEETTNFERFIAGAGAGITATILCLPLDTIRTKIVAPGGEALGGVIGAFHHMIQTEGFFSLYKGLVPSILSVAPSGAVFYGVYDILKSAYLHSPEGQKRLKYMSHHGQELNALDQLELGPIRTLVYGAIAGACAEFATYPFEVVRRRLQLQVRATKMSALVTCVKIVEQGGIPALYAGLFPSLLQVLPSAAISYFVYEFMKIVLKVE is encoded by the exons ATGCCAGGATTTGAGATATGGCCGAGAAATTCACAATCCCAAACTCCATCCTCGATAGATTTAACTCCCAGCTCTTCTAGCTCATCCACTCTCGGTGGCATATTTCTGGAGCCCACCGTTTATTCTTCTactgttaattttatttctcataaATGCTCTTCAATCACCATTTCAAATCCCATTTCCTTTTATAAACACGCGAATTTCGGGGGCTTAAAGAGAGGAAGGAGGAGTAGAGGTATTAATGAAGTGGTGGTTAGTGGTGTTTTTCTGTCAGTGAGCTTGAGAAATGATGGGCTCCTGCAGGAATCTAAGGTGTGTTTGGTTCAAAACGAAGATAGCAAGAgcctggaggaggaggataagGTGGCAGAGGGAGGTAATATTGTTTTGGAGAGTAAAGAGAACCGGAAGGTTAAGGCGCGAGGAGGTTTTGCTATGAATACCACTAAGCATCTGTGGGCTGGTGCCATTGCTGCCATGGTTTCAAG AACTTGCGTGGCTCCGCTTGAGCGATTAAAACTGGAATATATAGTTCGCGGTGAGCAAAAGAATATTGTTGAGCTAATCAGGACAATTGCTACCACTCAAGGCTTGAAGGGTTTTTGGAAAGGGAATCTTGTTAACATTCTTCGTACTGCTCCATTTAAAGCGGTCAATTTTTGTTCTTATGACACATATCGGAAGCAACTGCTCAGATTCTCAGGAAATGAGGAAACAACGAATTTCGAAAGGTTCattgctggtgctggtgctggcaTTACTGCGACAATTCTCTGTTTACCACTTGACACG ATCCGGACCAAGATAGTTGCACCTGGTGGAGAAGCTTTGGGTGGTGTAATTGGTGCTTTTCACCACATGATACAAACTGAAGGTTTCTTTTCACTTTACAAGGGCTTAGTACCTTCTATCTTAAGTGTGGCACCATCAGGGGCAGTTTTCTATGGCGTGTATGACATACTGAAATCAGCTTATCTTCATTCACCGGAAGGTCAGAAGAGACTTAAGTATATGAGCCATCATGGGCAGGAATTAAATGCCTTGGACCAACTGGAGTTGGGACCAATCAGGACATTAGTGTATGGGGCAATTGCTGGTGCTTGTGCAGAATTTGCTACATACCCATTTGAAGTTGTTAGGAGACGGCTTCAATTGCAAGTCCGGGCTACCAAGATGAGTGCATTGGTGACCTGTGTCAAGATAGTTGAGCAAGGAGGAATTCCAGCTCTTTATGCTGGACTGTTTCCCAGCTTGCTGCAG GTACTTCCTTCAGCTGCAATTAGTTACTTCGTCTATGAGTTTATGAAGATTGTTCTCAAAGTGGAATGA
- the LOC118030420 gene encoding uncharacterized protein, translating into MVSFQALPSPNGRKSIPELDDSSKKRKWEESQTEGILEKRSKPESTKSFFEEIELHRETPLPQEWQRCLDIQSGQIHFYNTRTQKRTSRDPRKSPEPPSPDHHMSLDLELNLPYDQSQRKRFANDHITKQNSGGSIRGLGDLFKDYSRDKESSGGLTRRPSWLASERDQQEMVATVCTKCHMLVMLCRSSPACPNCKFLHPPDQSSPKLFK; encoded by the exons ATGGTCTCCTTTCAAGCACTCCCATCTCCAAATGGGAGAAAGTCAATCCCAGAGCTTGATGATTCATCAAAGAAGAGAAAGTGGGAAGAGTCGCAAACTGAAGGGATTCTCGAGAAAAGATCAAAACCAGAGAGCACAAAATCGTTCTTTGAAGAAATCGAGCTGCACCGCGAGACTCCATTACCTCAGGAGTGGCAAAGATGCCTCGATATTCAG TCAGGGCAGATACACTTCTATAATACAAGGACCCAAAAGAGAACATCAAGAGATCCAAGGAAAAGCCCCGAGCCACCAAGTCCTGATCATCATATGAGCTTAGATCTTGAGCTAAACCTACCATATGATCAATCACAAAGGAAAAGGTTTGCAAACGACCATATTACAAAGCAGAATTCCGGTGGCTCCATCCGAGGTTTGGGTGATTTGTTCAAGGATTATAGCAGAGATAAGGAGAGTTCAGGAGGACTAACACGGCGTCCCTCGTGGTTAGCGTCTGAGAGGGATCAGCAAGAAATGGTAGCGACAGTGTGCACAAAGTGCCACATGTTGGTGATGCTTTGCAGGTCCTCTCCCGCCTGCCCTAACTGCAAATTCCTGCATCCACCAGACCAAAGCTCTCCTAAACTATTCAAGTAA